In one window of Rhizobium sp. ACO-34A DNA:
- a CDS encoding MFS transporter — protein MPLALYALTAGAFGIGVTEFVIMGLLIDVSRDLGISIATAGLLISGYALGVVVGAPVLTAFSGRMKPRTTLLMLMVIFTIGNIACALAPSFEALMVARLVTALAHGTFFGVGSVVATGLVPEDRRASAIAVMFTGLTVANIAGVPFGTWLGQEYGWRMTFWAVAVVGVVAVVVLAIFLPREQASANKPEEAGSFSALFSEPVVTSLAMTVLGFAGVFAVFTFIAPVLTQISGFSEAAVSPILLLFGGGLIVGNLLGGRLADRNLDRALLLSLGALGVVLIAMQFLMGIQPVAAAMVGLLGAAGFATVAPLQLRILQKAEGMGQALASSLNIAAFNLGNAIGAWVGGLSIDNGPGLAHLPLVAAVFPIAGLLLAVIAMRRDARRPAAEPARA, from the coding sequence ATGCCTCTTGCCCTCTATGCGCTGACAGCCGGAGCCTTCGGCATCGGTGTCACCGAATTCGTCATCATGGGATTGCTGATCGACGTGAGCCGCGATCTCGGCATTTCCATCGCAACCGCCGGTCTGCTGATTTCAGGCTATGCGCTCGGGGTCGTCGTCGGCGCGCCGGTGCTGACGGCCTTTTCCGGCCGGATGAAGCCCCGCACCACGCTGCTCATGCTCATGGTGATCTTCACCATCGGTAACATTGCCTGTGCGCTCGCCCCCAGCTTCGAGGCGCTGATGGTCGCCCGTCTGGTGACGGCGCTTGCTCACGGCACCTTCTTCGGCGTCGGCTCCGTCGTCGCCACCGGACTGGTTCCGGAGGATCGCCGGGCCTCGGCCATTGCCGTCATGTTCACCGGGCTCACGGTCGCCAATATCGCCGGCGTTCCGTTCGGAACCTGGCTTGGACAGGAATATGGCTGGCGCATGACCTTCTGGGCCGTTGCCGTCGTTGGCGTGGTTGCGGTCGTGGTGCTTGCGATCTTCCTGCCCAGGGAACAAGCCTCCGCCAACAAGCCGGAAGAAGCGGGCTCGTTCTCGGCACTTTTCAGCGAGCCGGTCGTGACAAGTCTTGCCATGACTGTGCTGGGTTTTGCCGGTGTCTTCGCCGTCTTTACCTTCATCGCTCCGGTCCTGACCCAGATCAGCGGCTTCAGCGAAGCAGCCGTCTCGCCGATCCTTCTGCTCTTCGGCGGCGGACTGATCGTCGGCAACCTGCTCGGCGGTCGTCTGGCGGACCGTAATCTCGACCGTGCGCTTCTGCTCTCGCTTGGTGCCCTCGGCGTCGTGCTGATCGCCATGCAGTTCCTGATGGGCATCCAGCCGGTCGCGGCTGCCATGGTCGGCCTGCTCGGTGCGGCGGGCTTTGCAACGGTCGCCCCGCTGCAGCTTCGCATCCTGCAGAAGGCCGAAGGCATGGGGCAGGCGCTTGCCTCCAGCCTCAACATTGCCGCCTTCAATCTCGGCAACGCCATCGGCGCCTGGGTTGGCGGGCTCTCGATCGACAACGGTCCGGGCCTTGCCCATCTGCCGCTGGTCGCCGCCGTCTTCCCCATAGCCGGCCTGTTGCTGGCCGTCATTGCCATGCGCCGCGATGCAAGGCGGCCGGCTGCGGAACCGGCGCGCGCCTGA
- a CDS encoding protein RarD yields the protein MTDPIAPAIENEDSARGFAFALTAYVIWGFLPLFMKAVAHIPPTEVIAHRVIWSIPIAAGVLLILRRTDDLKAALRSPRIILMAALTATLISINWGLYVWSIGAGRALDTALGYFINPLFSVFLGAVLLKEKLKPAQIAAIALAAIAVAILTVEAGTLPWVSLGLTVTWGFYAFFRKTLPIGPNQGFLLEVLLLSLPALAYMIYLGVSGQSHFFTTSSTDTILLLSSGVITACPLIIYANGAKLLRLSTIGIMQYIAPTMIFLIAVFLFKEPLGTARTIAFPLIWAALVLYSLPMIRDYRRR from the coding sequence ATGACGGACCCTATTGCTCCGGCAATCGAAAATGAAGACAGCGCGCGGGGCTTCGCCTTCGCACTGACGGCCTATGTCATCTGGGGCTTCCTGCCCCTGTTCATGAAGGCCGTAGCCCATATCCCGCCGACGGAGGTGATCGCCCACCGGGTCATCTGGTCGATTCCGATCGCTGCCGGCGTGCTTCTGATCCTCCGACGGACCGATGATCTGAAGGCAGCTCTTCGCTCGCCGCGCATCATCCTGATGGCGGCGCTGACCGCGACGCTGATCAGCATCAACTGGGGCCTTTACGTCTGGTCGATCGGCGCCGGCCGCGCGCTCGACACCGCACTCGGCTACTTCATCAATCCGTTGTTTTCGGTGTTCCTCGGCGCGGTGCTGCTCAAGGAAAAGCTGAAGCCCGCGCAGATCGCGGCAATCGCGCTGGCGGCCATCGCCGTGGCGATCCTGACCGTTGAGGCCGGAACGCTTCCGTGGGTCTCGCTCGGATTGACGGTGACCTGGGGTTTCTACGCCTTCTTCCGCAAGACACTGCCGATCGGCCCCAATCAGGGCTTTCTGCTGGAAGTGCTGCTGCTCAGTCTTCCGGCGCTCGCCTACATGATCTATCTCGGCGTTTCCGGCCAGAGCCATTTCTTCACGACCAGCTCGACCGATACGATACTGCTGCTTTCGAGCGGTGTCATCACCGCCTGCCCGCTGATCATCTATGCGAACGGCGCGAAGCTCCTCAGGCTCTCGACCATCGGCATCATGCAGTACATCGCACCGACGATGATCTTCCTGATTGCCGTCTTCCTGTTCAAGGAACCGCTGGGCACGGCGCGCACGATCGCCTTTCCGCTGATCTGGGCAGCACTCGTGCTCTATTCGCTGCCGATGATCCGGGATTATCGCCGGCGCTGA
- a CDS encoding citramalate synthase gives MTREKIYLFDTTLRDGQQTPGIDFSVEDKIAIAAMLDAFGLDYVEGGYPGANPTDTAFFTKKRTERAGFVAFGMTKRAGVSVSNDPGVSQLLQAKADAICFVAKSWDYHVKVALGCTNEENLDAIRESVEAAIGAGKTAMVDCEHFFDGYKANPQYALACARTAYDAGARWVVLCDTNGGTQPPEIREIIAAVIAAGVPGSSLGIHAHNDTGQAVANSLAAVEAGVRQIQGTLNGIGERCGNANLVTIIPTLCLKDGYASRFTTAIDTEKLVELTRLSHSFDELLNRSPDHQAPYVGASAFATKAGIHASALLKDPKTYEHVEPQSVGNFRKVMVSDQGGKANFINELKRRGIAVEKDDPKLDQLISIVKEREASGYAYEGADASFELLARRTLGTVPSFFSVEGFRVMVERRFDANGHLKTISEAVVKLAIDGNRVMSVAEGDGPVNALDLALRKDLGKYQTEIDDLELVDFKVRILNGGTEAITRVLIESTDHTGVRWWTVGVSENIIDASFQALMDSVVYKLMKNRQLAGKIAAE, from the coding sequence ATGACACGCGAGAAAATCTATCTCTTCGACACGACATTGCGCGATGGCCAGCAGACGCCGGGCATCGACTTTTCGGTCGAGGACAAGATTGCGATTGCGGCCATGCTGGACGCGTTCGGGCTCGATTATGTCGAGGGCGGCTATCCCGGCGCCAACCCGACCGACACAGCTTTTTTCACGAAGAAGCGCACCGAGCGCGCCGGCTTCGTCGCCTTCGGCATGACCAAGCGCGCCGGCGTCTCGGTCTCCAACGATCCGGGCGTATCGCAGCTTCTGCAGGCGAAGGCCGACGCCATCTGTTTCGTCGCCAAGAGCTGGGACTACCACGTCAAGGTGGCGCTCGGCTGCACCAATGAGGAAAATCTCGATGCGATCCGCGAGAGCGTCGAGGCGGCCATCGGGGCCGGCAAGACGGCGATGGTCGATTGCGAGCATTTCTTCGACGGCTACAAGGCCAATCCGCAGTATGCGCTCGCCTGCGCCCGCACCGCCTATGATGCCGGCGCACGCTGGGTGGTGCTGTGCGACACCAATGGCGGCACGCAGCCGCCCGAGATCCGCGAGATCATCGCCGCCGTCATTGCGGCCGGCGTGCCCGGCTCCTCGCTCGGCATCCATGCCCATAACGACACCGGACAGGCGGTGGCCAATTCGCTTGCCGCCGTAGAAGCCGGTGTGCGGCAGATTCAGGGAACGCTGAACGGCATCGGCGAACGCTGCGGCAACGCCAATCTGGTGACGATCATCCCGACGCTCTGTCTGAAGGACGGTTACGCATCGCGGTTCACCACCGCGATCGATACCGAAAAGCTGGTCGAGCTGACGCGGCTTTCGCATTCCTTCGACGAGCTGCTCAACCGTTCGCCGGATCACCAGGCGCCCTATGTCGGCGCTTCCGCCTTCGCCACCAAGGCCGGCATCCATGCCTCCGCCCTGCTCAAGGATCCGAAGACCTACGAGCATGTCGAGCCGCAGAGCGTCGGCAACTTTCGCAAGGTCATGGTGTCGGATCAGGGAGGCAAGGCCAATTTCATCAACGAGCTGAAGCGCCGCGGCATCGCCGTGGAAAAGGACGATCCGAAGCTCGACCAGCTCATCTCCATCGTCAAGGAACGGGAAGCTTCCGGCTATGCCTATGAGGGCGCGGATGCGAGCTTCGAGCTTCTCGCCCGCCGCACGCTCGGCACCGTGCCGAGCTTCTTTTCGGTCGAAGGATTCCGCGTCATGGTCGAGCGGCGCTTCGACGCCAACGGTCATCTGAAGACCATTTCCGAAGCGGTGGTAAAGCTCGCCATCGACGGCAACAGGGTGATGTCGGTGGCGGAAGGCGACGGCCCGGTCAACGCGCTCGACCTCGCGCTCCGCAAGGACCTCGGCAAGTATCAGACCGAGATCGACGATCTCGAACTGGTCGACTTCAAGGTGCGTATCCTCAACGGCGGCACGGAGGCCATCACCCGCGTCCTGATCGAATCCACCGACCACACCGGCGTGCGCTGGTGGACGGTCGGCGTTTCGGAAAACATCATCGACGCCTCGTTTCAGGCGCTGATGGATTCTGTCGTCTACAAGCTGATGAAGAACCGGCAGCTTGCAGGCAAGATCGCCGCCGAGTGA
- a CDS encoding Rossman fold protein, TIGR00730 family, with product MTENNFPIRSVCVYCGSQPGRDPAYIEAGRALGRSIATHGMRLVYGGGTKGIMGAVASGVLSNGGKVTGIIPEFLVDMEATRHSLGQLDDLIITPDMHARKHAMFERADAFVTLPGGIGTLEEIVEIMTWAQLGRHEKPMVFVNVNGFWDPMLELIRHMRDQGFIHTGHRVQPLVIADVEEVVPTILDRLEATGNTGGSGEVISKL from the coding sequence ATGACCGAAAACAATTTTCCGATTCGATCCGTCTGCGTCTACTGCGGCTCACAGCCCGGACGCGATCCCGCTTACATTGAAGCCGGCCGTGCGCTTGGCCGTTCCATCGCCACGCACGGGATGCGCCTCGTCTATGGCGGCGGCACCAAGGGTATCATGGGGGCGGTTGCAAGCGGCGTTCTTTCGAACGGCGGCAAGGTGACCGGGATCATCCCGGAATTCCTCGTCGACATGGAAGCGACACGCCATTCCCTCGGTCAGCTCGACGACTTGATTATCACGCCGGACATGCATGCGCGCAAGCATGCGATGTTCGAGCGTGCTGACGCTTTCGTAACGCTTCCGGGCGGGATCGGAACGCTTGAGGAAATCGTCGAGATCATGACCTGGGCCCAGCTCGGACGCCATGAGAAGCCGATGGTCTTCGTCAACGTCAACGGCTTCTGGGACCCCATGCTGGAACTGATCCGCCACATGCGCGACCAGGGTTTCATCCACACCGGGCATCGCGTCCAGCCGCTCGTCATCGCAGATGTCGAGGAGGTCGTCCCGACAATCCTCGACAGGCTCGAGGCAACCGGCAATACCGGCGGCTCCGGCGAAGTTATTTCAAAGCTTTGA
- a CDS encoding aldo/keto reductase — translation MEYRRLGASGLRVPVLSFGCGTFGGSGPLFGAWGNSDAAEARRLVDICLEAGVNLFDTADVYSAGASEEVLAQAIKGRRGDVLISTKTGLPMGDGPAEWGTSSARLTTSVDGALRRLGTDYIDLLQLHAFDASTPVEEVLSTLDRLVNAGKVRYVGVSNFAGWQIMKSLAAADRHGWPRYVANQVYYSLVGRDYEWDLMPLGLDQGVGAMVWSPLGWGRLTGKIRRGAPLPEKSRLHETAAFGPPVDDERLYRVVDALEAIAGETGKTVPQIALNWLLSRPTVSSVIIGARNEEQLRQNLGAVGWSLTAEQIAALDAASVTDASYPHFPYYRQEGFARLNPPAV, via the coding sequence ATGGAATATCGTCGTCTGGGAGCCTCCGGTCTCCGCGTACCGGTCCTGAGCTTCGGCTGCGGCACCTTCGGCGGCTCCGGCCCGCTGTTCGGCGCCTGGGGCAATTCCGATGCCGCCGAGGCCCGCCGTCTGGTGGATATCTGCCTCGAGGCCGGCGTGAACCTCTTCGATACCGCGGATGTCTATTCCGCCGGTGCATCGGAAGAAGTGCTCGCTCAGGCAATCAAGGGCCGGCGCGGCGACGTGCTGATCTCCACCAAGACTGGCCTGCCGATGGGTGACGGCCCTGCCGAATGGGGCACGTCTTCCGCCCGCCTGACGACCAGCGTCGACGGAGCTCTCCGCCGGCTCGGCACTGATTACATCGACCTGTTGCAGCTTCACGCCTTCGATGCCTCCACGCCCGTCGAGGAAGTGCTGTCGACGCTCGACCGTCTCGTGAATGCCGGCAAGGTCCGCTACGTCGGCGTCTCCAATTTCGCCGGTTGGCAGATCATGAAGTCGCTCGCGGCCGCTGATCGCCACGGCTGGCCGCGTTACGTGGCGAACCAGGTCTATTATTCGCTGGTCGGCCGCGATTACGAATGGGACCTGATGCCTCTCGGTCTCGATCAGGGCGTGGGCGCCATGGTCTGGAGCCCGCTCGGCTGGGGCCGCCTCACCGGCAAGATCCGCCGCGGCGCACCCCTCCCGGAAAAGAGCCGTCTGCACGAAACCGCGGCTTTCGGTCCGCCGGTGGATGACGAGCGGCTCTATCGAGTTGTCGACGCTCTCGAGGCAATCGCCGGGGAAACCGGCAAGACGGTGCCGCAGATCGCGCTCAACTGGCTCCTGTCGCGCCCGACCGTTTCATCGGTCATCATCGGCGCGCGAAACGAGGAGCAATTGCGCCAGAACCTCGGCGCGGTCGGCTGGAGCCTGACGGCCGAGCAGATCGCTGCCCTCGATGCGGCAAGCGTCACCGACGCCTCCTATCCGCATTTCCCCTACTACCGGCAGGAGGGCTTTGCCCGTCTCAACCCGCCGGCCGTCTGA
- a CDS encoding LysR family transcriptional regulator, whose amino-acid sequence MARQDINRSGEMEVFVQVVERGGFSAAARVSRMTPSAVSKLVARLETRLGTRLVNRSTRKLLLTPEGRAFYERSVRILADMDEAERSAASLDNPRGLIRINTSAAYGTHVLSRILSRFLCDNPGISVEIVQTDLVVDLLAERADIAVRAGPMTSSSLIARKLGDTQLMIVASPDYLARHGTPVTADDLEHHCRLGFGYVRAFSDWDVPQGDGIVSVPVVGRVSASDGEGLRHLAIGGTGLARLAAFTVREDIAAGRLVQVLDDPRTRRSEAFHAVYVGQGGHLPARIRVMLDFLSEHGRVS is encoded by the coding sequence ATGGCCCGACAGGACATCAACAGGTCCGGCGAGATGGAAGTCTTCGTGCAGGTGGTGGAGCGCGGCGGCTTTTCCGCTGCCGCTCGTGTCAGCCGCATGACGCCATCGGCGGTGAGCAAGCTGGTTGCCCGGCTGGAAACCCGGCTAGGCACCCGCCTCGTCAACCGCTCGACCCGCAAGCTGCTGCTGACGCCGGAAGGCCGCGCCTTCTACGAGCGTTCCGTGCGCATTCTTGCGGACATGGACGAAGCCGAGCGAAGTGCTGCCTCGCTCGACAATCCGCGCGGGCTGATCCGCATCAATACCAGCGCCGCCTATGGCACCCATGTGCTCTCCCGCATTCTGTCACGCTTTCTCTGTGACAATCCCGGCATCTCCGTGGAGATCGTACAGACGGACCTCGTGGTCGATCTTCTGGCCGAGCGGGCGGATATCGCTGTGCGCGCCGGTCCGATGACTAGTTCCAGCCTGATTGCCCGCAAGCTCGGCGATACCCAACTGATGATCGTCGCGTCCCCGGACTATCTGGCACGCCACGGCACACCTGTGACGGCCGACGATCTGGAGCATCATTGCCGGTTGGGCTTCGGTTATGTCAGGGCCTTTTCGGACTGGGATGTTCCACAGGGCGACGGGATCGTTTCTGTCCCGGTCGTCGGACGCGTCAGCGCCAGCGATGGCGAAGGGCTCCGGCATCTGGCAATCGGCGGCACCGGACTTGCGCGACTTGCCGCCTTCACCGTGCGCGAGGATATTGCCGCCGGCCGTCTGGTGCAGGTACTCGACGATCCGCGAACCCGGCGCAGCGAGGCCTTTCATGCCGTCTATGTCGGTCAGGGCGGACATTTGCCGGCGCGCATCCGCGTGATGCTGGATTTTCTCTCCGAGCATGGCCGGGTATCCTGA